A window of the Streptomyces sp. NBC_01351 genome harbors these coding sequences:
- a CDS encoding LysE family translocator has product MRVLSDPQQLLLFVGASVALVGLPGPNVVYICTRSIAQGTGAGMVSALGVETGTLIHALATAFGVAALVSAEPAALKALTLLGACYLLYLAVRSLAGAGPPGDPARPEPRRLASVYREGVLVNVLNPKVMLFFLAFLPQWVSEDASGAQARTELLVLAGITFTVGLVMDLGYAAVAGGLASRMRGRAAPGRGRARYLVALVYLGLAAATVFS; this is encoded by the coding sequence ATGAGGGTCCTCTCCGATCCACAGCAGCTGCTGCTCTTCGTGGGAGCGTCGGTCGCGCTCGTGGGCCTGCCCGGACCGAACGTCGTCTACATCTGTACGCGGAGCATCGCCCAGGGCACGGGCGCCGGGATGGTCTCGGCGCTCGGGGTGGAGACCGGCACCCTGATCCATGCCCTGGCCACGGCCTTCGGAGTCGCGGCACTCGTCTCGGCCGAACCGGCGGCGCTGAAGGCCCTCACCCTGCTGGGTGCCTGCTACCTCCTCTACCTCGCAGTGCGCTCCCTCGCCGGAGCCGGTCCGCCGGGCGACCCGGCCCGGCCGGAACCAAGGAGGCTCGCGAGCGTCTACCGAGAAGGGGTCCTCGTCAACGTGCTCAACCCGAAGGTCATGCTGTTCTTCCTGGCCTTCCTGCCGCAGTGGGTGAGCGAGGACGCGAGCGGCGCACAGGCCCGTACGGAACTGCTGGTGCTCGCCGGGATCACCTTCACGGTCGGGCTGGTCATGGACCTGGGGTACGCGGCCGTGGCCGGCGGGCTCGCGAGCAGGATGCGCGGCCGCGCGGCGCCGGGGCGCGGCAGGGCCAGGTACCTCGTCGCCCTCGTCTACCTCGGGCTCGCGGCCGCCACCGTGTTCAGCTGA
- a CDS encoding DUF885 family protein: protein MPRTTRATPARLRAVLDASVPAARDEAGRHEYDGRPQDLSETGVRRALSGMAAAARQDRARPDLPDHRAPTHDPLDPLEQWPARDREAWLRTYSRYQLLNIAVHEVAPGHLAHRRSMRHVRSEVRRSLHSYATSEGWAHYCEEMALETGFGDGDPRHTVAVARDGLLRLTRLACVIGLHTGELTHEQAAARFEADAHTPPALAAQQATRCLLDPQAGDYARGKFAILDLRDQARQRWGQGFTLTRFHTALLGLGAPPLGLLPALLGADRR from the coding sequence ATGCCACGGACCACCCGGGCCACCCCGGCCCGACTCCGCGCCGTCCTCGACGCGTCCGTGCCGGCCGCACGCGACGAAGCCGGACGCCACGAGTACGACGGCCGGCCCCAGGACCTCTCCGAGACCGGAGTGCGCCGCGCGCTGTCGGGAATGGCCGCTGCCGCCCGCCAGGACCGGGCGCGCCCCGACCTGCCGGACCACCGGGCCCCGACGCACGACCCGCTCGACCCCCTCGAGCAGTGGCCCGCCCGGGACCGCGAGGCCTGGCTGCGCACCTACAGCCGGTACCAGCTGCTGAACATCGCCGTGCACGAGGTGGCCCCGGGACACCTGGCGCACCGCCGGAGCATGCGCCACGTACGCAGCGAGGTGCGCCGCAGCCTGCACTCGTACGCGACCAGCGAGGGCTGGGCGCACTACTGCGAGGAGATGGCCCTGGAGACGGGGTTCGGCGACGGCGACCCCCGGCACACCGTGGCCGTCGCCCGCGACGGACTGCTCCGCCTGACCCGCCTGGCCTGCGTCATCGGGCTGCACACCGGCGAACTCACCCACGAACAGGCGGCCGCCCGATTCGAGGCGGACGCGCACACCCCACCGGCGCTCGCCGCGCAGCAGGCCACGCGCTGCCTGCTCGACCCGCAAGCGGGCGACTACGCCCGGGGGAAGTTCGCGATCCTCGACCTGCGCGACCAGGCCCGGCAGCGGTGGGGGCAGGGATTCACCCTCACCCGCTTCCACACCGCTCTGCTCGGCCTGGGCGCGCCACCCCTGGGCCTGTTGCCGGCCCTGCTCGGAGCGGACCGGCGATGA
- the yczR gene encoding aminotransferase-like domain-containing protein: MDLSRNPERLVELLPDGWAGRGALFRGLAEALRRLVDEGDLTPGARLPSERGLAAALALSRSTVVAAYDELRADGTLASRQGSGTLVARRSGGGRRRTGHGHRQGQAESVLARLTQGPGRVISLAYAADAGAPELAEALREVTAYDLPHLLSDAGYHPRGLFLLRERIAVHLGELGLPTSPDQVVVTTGAHQAIALTAQMYLRPGSTVVVESPSWPGCFDLFSAYGARTVGVPLDEEGMRPDLLAAALAEHQPDLLFVMPGYHNPTGRLMSAPRRRRIAELARQHDVPVVEDLAYSGRIGTRDALPPPLGAFAERGGEVLTLGSLSKSVWSGLRVGWLRAEEPVAARFARHKALADLGTPVLDQAVAARLLPRLAELEQTRAESAARRLRHLTGLLEQSLPDWRWERPAGGSALWIELPGVDAGAFAQVALRHEVEVVAGRTTDPSGRHDSFVRLPFTYPPDVLTEAVHRLARAWADFRRHGPAPEQGPPLV; the protein is encoded by the coding sequence GTGGACCTTTCACGGAATCCGGAACGGCTGGTGGAGCTGTTGCCGGACGGGTGGGCGGGGCGGGGTGCCCTGTTCCGCGGGCTCGCCGAGGCGCTGCGCCGGCTCGTCGACGAGGGTGATCTGACGCCGGGCGCCCGGCTGCCGTCGGAGCGCGGGCTCGCCGCAGCGCTCGCGCTGAGCCGCTCGACCGTCGTCGCCGCCTACGACGAGCTGCGCGCCGACGGCACCCTCGCCAGCCGGCAGGGCAGCGGCACCCTGGTGGCCAGGAGGTCGGGCGGCGGCCGCCGCCGCACCGGTCACGGGCACCGGCAGGGGCAGGCCGAGTCCGTTCTCGCCCGGCTCACACAGGGCCCGGGCCGCGTGATCTCCTTGGCGTACGCGGCGGACGCGGGCGCACCCGAACTCGCCGAGGCACTGCGCGAGGTGACCGCGTACGACCTCCCCCATCTGCTGTCCGACGCCGGCTACCACCCGCGCGGACTGTTCCTGCTGCGCGAGCGGATCGCCGTCCACCTCGGCGAGCTGGGGCTGCCCACCTCGCCCGATCAGGTGGTGGTGACGACGGGGGCGCACCAGGCCATCGCCCTGACCGCCCAGATGTACCTGCGGCCCGGCAGTACGGTCGTCGTCGAATCCCCCAGCTGGCCCGGCTGCTTCGACCTGTTCTCCGCGTACGGCGCCCGCACGGTCGGCGTACCGCTCGACGAGGAGGGCATGCGGCCGGACCTGCTGGCCGCCGCTCTGGCCGAGCACCAGCCGGACCTGCTGTTCGTCATGCCGGGCTACCACAACCCCACCGGCCGGCTGATGAGCGCGCCCCGGCGCCGCCGCATCGCCGAGCTGGCCCGGCAGCACGACGTGCCCGTCGTGGAGGACCTGGCCTACTCGGGGCGGATCGGTACCCGGGACGCGTTGCCGCCGCCCCTGGGCGCGTTCGCCGAGCGGGGCGGCGAGGTGCTGACCCTCGGTTCGCTGTCCAAATCGGTGTGGAGCGGGCTGCGGGTGGGCTGGCTGCGCGCGGAGGAACCCGTCGCGGCCCGGTTCGCCCGCCACAAGGCGCTGGCCGACCTGGGCACCCCGGTCCTCGATCAGGCCGTCGCGGCCCGGCTGCTGCCCCGGCTGGCCGAGCTGGAGCAGACGCGGGCGGAGTCCGCCGCCCGCCGGCTGCGTCACCTGACGGGGCTGCTGGAGCAGTCACTCCCGGACTGGAGATGGGAGCGGCCCGCCGGCGGGTCGGCCCTGTGGATCGAACTCCCCGGGGTCGATGCCGGCGCGTTCGCGCAGGTCGCGCTGCGCCACGAGGTCGAGGTGGTGGCGGGCCGGACCACCGATCCCAGCGGCCGCCACGACTCCTTCGTCCGGCTGCCCTTCACGTACCCGCCGGACGTCCTGACCGAGGCGGTCCACCGGCTCGCCCGCGCCTGGGCCGACTTCCGCCGGCACGGCCCGGCGCCCGAACAGGGACCCCCGCTGGTCTGA
- a CDS encoding TetR/AcrR family transcriptional regulator C-terminal domain-containing protein, with protein sequence MGANRARGQRVGLTRQAVLEAAVRLVDREGMKALSMRRLGAELGVEAMTLYHHVPNKSALLDGMIEQVVAEAVPPEFGAATWRADLGAYAHALLAALGAHPHAVPLFLSRPSMTPRNLRTMEAVVGMLCEAGFPLPRTLDVMYALTSFVVGHAAAQAGSVDGSLASLDPDAYPLLVGAARQAGEDAAVARFDFALEALLSGFERELAPART encoded by the coding sequence ATGGGGGCCAACAGGGCTCGCGGGCAGCGCGTGGGGCTCACTCGGCAGGCCGTCCTGGAGGCGGCCGTACGTCTCGTCGACCGAGAGGGGATGAAGGCCCTGTCGATGCGCCGGCTCGGCGCCGAACTGGGCGTGGAGGCGATGACCCTCTACCACCACGTGCCGAACAAGAGCGCCCTGCTGGACGGGATGATCGAGCAGGTCGTCGCCGAGGCCGTACCCCCGGAGTTCGGCGCCGCCACCTGGCGGGCGGACCTGGGCGCCTACGCCCATGCGCTGTTGGCCGCGCTCGGCGCGCATCCGCACGCCGTGCCGCTGTTCCTGTCCAGGCCCTCCATGACGCCACGCAACCTGCGGACGATGGAGGCCGTGGTGGGGATGCTGTGCGAGGCGGGCTTCCCCCTGCCCAGGACCCTGGACGTCATGTACGCCCTGACCAGCTTCGTCGTCGGTCACGCCGCCGCGCAGGCGGGCAGTGTCGACGGCAGCCTGGCCTCGCTGGACCCGGACGCCTACCCGCTGCTGGTCGGCGCCGCCCGCCAGGCGGGCGAGGACGCGGCCGTGGCACGCTTCGACTTCGCGCTCGAAGCACTGCTGTCCGGATTCGAACGGGAACTCGCACCCGCACGCACCTGA
- a CDS encoding ABC transporter ATP-binding protein, with the protein MAGLLRPYARGFAAVIVLQLIGAVAGLAPLLAVVELGRTLFAPGPVDHGHVRLVVVAGAVGLFVRLLFTAAAAGVGHLLDGRVQLALRRQLAARLGRVPIGWLSRRRSGELAKLVGEDVSAVHPFIAHTPGELASAFVVPLVSLVYLFTVDWRLTLITLIPVVTAMALVPLMMTPARLREQAEFDSAMTRIASSVVEFVQGIAVVKAFGGGERAHREFRTSADEFVATFRRWVHGISPIAAGMQLALSPPFVLLTVLVGGAALIADGELAPADLLPFLLLGLGLTAPVAALGHGFDELQTARRAVGRIRDVLAVPPLPEPAHPRAPHGHRVELRDVHFAYDAGREVLRGIDLVLEPGTVTALVGPSGSGKSTLVQLLPRFVDPTSGSVRLGGVDLRELSSRELYRHVSFVFQDVRLLRASVADNIALAVPGARPEDVVRAARMANIHDRVLELPRGYETVIGEDARLSGGEAQRVALARALLADTPVLVLDEATSFADPHTEQAVRRALEALRGDRTVLVIAHRLETVAGADAVAVLEDGRVVEHGRPAELLAADGAFAQLWRTLHAPGSTGGGERL; encoded by the coding sequence ATGGCAGGGCTGCTGCGTCCTTACGCGAGGGGCTTCGCCGCCGTGATCGTCCTGCAGCTCATCGGTGCGGTGGCCGGGCTGGCCCCGCTGCTCGCCGTCGTCGAGCTGGGCAGAACCCTGTTCGCGCCCGGCCCGGTCGACCACGGCCATGTCCGGCTCGTCGTGGTCGCGGGGGCGGTCGGCCTCTTCGTCCGACTGCTGTTCACCGCCGCCGCGGCGGGAGTCGGGCATCTGCTGGACGGGCGGGTGCAGTTGGCGCTGCGCCGACAGCTGGCCGCGCGGCTGGGCCGGGTCCCGATCGGCTGGCTCTCGCGCCGCCGCAGCGGTGAACTGGCCAAGCTGGTGGGCGAGGACGTGTCCGCCGTGCACCCCTTCATCGCCCACACTCCCGGCGAGCTGGCCTCGGCGTTCGTCGTGCCCCTGGTGTCGCTGGTCTACCTGTTCACCGTCGACTGGCGGCTGACGCTGATCACACTGATCCCGGTGGTCACGGCGATGGCGCTGGTCCCGTTGATGATGACCCCGGCCAGGCTGCGCGAGCAGGCCGAATTCGACTCGGCGATGACGCGGATCGCGAGCTCCGTCGTGGAGTTCGTCCAGGGCATCGCGGTGGTCAAGGCCTTCGGCGGGGGCGAGCGCGCGCACCGCGAATTCCGCACCTCCGCCGACGAGTTCGTCGCCACGTTCCGCCGCTGGGTGCACGGGATCTCCCCGATCGCCGCGGGGATGCAGCTGGCGCTGTCACCCCCGTTCGTGCTGCTGACCGTACTGGTCGGCGGCGCGGCGCTGATCGCCGACGGAGAGCTGGCACCGGCCGATCTGCTGCCGTTCCTGCTGCTGGGACTCGGGCTGACCGCCCCCGTGGCCGCGCTCGGGCACGGCTTCGACGAGCTGCAGACCGCCCGCCGCGCGGTCGGCCGGATCCGCGACGTACTCGCCGTACCCCCGCTTCCGGAGCCGGCGCACCCTCGCGCGCCGCACGGCCACCGGGTGGAGCTGCGCGACGTCCACTTCGCCTACGACGCCGGCCGTGAGGTACTGCGCGGAATCGACCTGGTGTTGGAGCCGGGGACGGTCACCGCACTCGTCGGACCGTCGGGAAGCGGCAAGTCCACGCTGGTCCAGCTGCTGCCGCGGTTCGTCGACCCGACGAGCGGCTCGGTCCGCCTGGGCGGCGTCGACCTGCGCGAGCTGAGCAGCCGGGAGCTGTACCGGCACGTCTCCTTCGTCTTCCAGGACGTGCGGCTGTTGCGCGCCTCGGTCGCGGACAACATCGCTCTGGCGGTACCGGGCGCCCGTCCGGAGGACGTGGTGCGCGCGGCCCGCATGGCGAACATCCACGACCGCGTGCTCGAACTGCCCCGCGGATACGAGACGGTGATCGGCGAGGACGCCCGGCTGTCGGGCGGCGAGGCCCAACGCGTCGCGCTCGCCCGCGCCCTGCTGGCCGACACCCCCGTCCTCGTGCTCGACGAAGCGACCTCCTTCGCCGACCCGCACACCGAACAGGCGGTGCGCCGCGCCCTGGAGGCGCTGCGGGGCGACCGGACGGTCCTGGTCATCGCCCATCGCCTGGAGACCGTCGCCGGCGCCGACGCCGTCGCGGTGCTGGAGGACGGACGCGTCGTCGAGCACGGCAGGCCCGCCGAACTGCTCGCAGCGGACGGGGCGTTCGCCCAGCTGTGGCGAACCCTGCACGCGCCGGGCTCCACGGGAGGGGGTGAGCGGCTGTGA
- a CDS encoding ABC transporter ATP-binding protein yields MIRMLLRVLGHQHSRPMRRTLALMTTTAVVEGLSYALLLPVLRALLGDTPEDAWPWLGAFGTAVGAYAVLRYLSDLSGFRVGTTLLRGVYHRLGDHLARLPLGWYGAARVGDLSVLAGQGVLQAMSVIAHLMAPFVSAAVTPLTIVTVILAANWQLGLAALAAVPIVAAIQILTGRSTAAEDAERAAGDREAADRVIEYLRAQPVLRAGGRTAERFRLLDDSLQQVRQASRRSTLSALPGALGLTLTVQAVFTAMLVLGAYLALGGGIGTAELLTILVLASRCADPLLSLADLGGKLRGARGELVRLDAVLRTEPLPQDPDPVQPVGHGVEFDAVTFRHGGHTVFENLSLSVPAGQRLAVVGPSGAGKTTLLQLLARFHDVDAGAVRVGGADVRAVGTSDLMARFAIVFQDVYLFDGTIEDNVRLGRPDATETEVRAAAAAARLDEVVDRLPDGWATGVGEGGARLSGGERQRVSIARALLKDAPIVLLDEVTSALDPVNEAAVHTGIERLMAGRTVMMVAHRMRTVQHADRIVFLDAGHIVEEGGHDELLRRGGRYADFWNLSLVPGTPNTG; encoded by the coding sequence ATGATCCGCATGCTGCTGCGCGTGCTGGGACACCAGCACTCCCGCCCGATGCGCCGCACCCTCGCCCTGATGACGACCACCGCGGTCGTCGAGGGCCTGTCCTACGCCCTGCTGCTGCCCGTGCTGCGGGCGCTGCTCGGGGACACGCCCGAGGACGCCTGGCCCTGGCTGGGCGCGTTCGGCACCGCGGTCGGGGCGTATGCGGTGCTGCGCTACCTCAGCGACCTGTCGGGGTTCCGCGTCGGCACCACGCTGCTGCGCGGTGTCTACCACCGCCTCGGCGACCATCTGGCCCGGCTGCCCCTCGGGTGGTACGGCGCGGCCCGGGTGGGAGATCTGTCCGTGCTGGCCGGACAGGGCGTGCTGCAGGCGATGAGCGTGATCGCACACCTGATGGCACCGTTCGTCTCCGCCGCCGTGACGCCGTTGACGATCGTCACCGTGATCCTCGCCGCCAACTGGCAGCTGGGCCTGGCCGCGCTGGCCGCCGTCCCCATCGTGGCGGCGATCCAGATCCTCACCGGTCGTTCGACCGCCGCCGAGGACGCGGAACGTGCCGCAGGCGACCGCGAGGCCGCCGACAGGGTCATCGAATACCTCCGGGCCCAGCCGGTGCTGCGCGCCGGCGGCCGGACCGCCGAACGCTTCCGGCTGCTGGACGACTCCCTGCAGCAGGTCCGGCAGGCCTCCCGCCGCTCCACGCTGTCCGCACTGCCCGGCGCGCTGGGGCTGACCCTGACGGTGCAGGCGGTGTTCACCGCGATGCTGGTCCTGGGCGCGTACCTCGCGCTCGGCGGGGGCATCGGGACCGCAGAACTGCTCACGATCCTGGTACTGGCCTCCCGCTGCGCGGACCCGCTGCTGTCGCTGGCCGACCTCGGCGGCAAGCTCCGCGGCGCGCGCGGCGAACTGGTCCGGCTCGACGCCGTGCTGCGCACGGAGCCGCTGCCGCAGGACCCCGACCCGGTCCAACCGGTCGGTCACGGAGTGGAGTTCGACGCGGTCACCTTCCGGCACGGGGGCCACACGGTCTTCGAGAACCTGTCTCTGTCCGTCCCCGCCGGGCAGCGACTGGCCGTCGTGGGGCCTTCGGGTGCGGGCAAGACCACCCTGCTGCAGTTGCTCGCGCGGTTCCACGACGTGGACGCGGGCGCGGTGCGCGTCGGCGGCGCGGACGTACGCGCCGTCGGCACATCGGATCTGATGGCACGGTTCGCCATCGTCTTCCAGGACGTCTACCTCTTCGACGGCACGATCGAGGACAACGTGCGCCTGGGCCGCCCCGACGCCACCGAAACCGAGGTGCGGGCAGCCGCGGCCGCGGCGCGACTGGACGAGGTGGTCGACCGCCTGCCGGACGGATGGGCGACCGGCGTCGGCGAGGGCGGCGCACGCCTGTCCGGCGGCGAGCGCCAGCGCGTCTCGATCGCCCGCGCGCTGCTGAAGGACGCGCCGATCGTGCTGCTGGACGAGGTCACCTCCGCGCTCGACCCCGTCAACGAGGCGGCCGTCCACACCGGCATCGAGCGCTTGATGGCAGGCCGAACCGTGATGATGGTGGCCCACCGGATGCGGACCGTCCAACACGCCGACCGCATCGTCTTCCTCGACGCCGGCCACATAGTCGAGGAAGGCGGCCACGACGAACTGCTGCGCCGCGGCGGCCGCTACGCCGACTTCTGGAACCTCTCCCTGGTGCCCGGAACGCCGAACACCGGGTGA
- a CDS encoding fused MFS/spermidine synthase yields MTRSSSSPLAEGTPHTHGLGPRVAAVLVFGSSAAVLVVEIVALRLLAPYLGLTLETSTMVIGIALTAIAFGSWLGGRIADQVNPRRLIGPSLGVSGAVVALTPAVLRTTAEWAPALLLLIASLTILVPGALLSAVTPIVTKLRLTSLAETGTVVGRLSGVGTVGAIVGSVLTGFVLISRWPVSNILIGLGTLLVVGSALVEWRTRGWSSTPALTLVVVAGGLATTVAPGACDTETRYHCARVVEDPERGSGRTLVLDGVRHSYVDIDDPTFLKFEYVRAIASVVDAAFPQSKPLAAHHLGGGGLTFPRYLAATRPGTRSLVSEIDSGVVRIDRDRLGLGSAGGIDVRVEDGRLGLRRLEAGSHDLVVGDAFGGVSVPWHLTTVEAMTDVRRVLTEDGLYVANLIDHGGLAFARAEVATISESFEHVALVGKPADIGLDPAATPKGGNLVVLASNRPIDVRATQKALDARQTGWKIATGDDLDSWIGDAQLLTDDHAPVDQLLQPHGPRSSR; encoded by the coding sequence GTGACCAGATCGTCCTCCTCGCCTCTCGCCGAGGGCACGCCTCACACCCACGGCCTGGGTCCCCGTGTCGCCGCCGTGCTCGTGTTCGGGTCGTCGGCCGCGGTCCTGGTCGTGGAGATCGTCGCTCTGCGGCTACTGGCTCCCTACCTCGGCCTCACCCTCGAGACCAGCACCATGGTGATCGGCATCGCCCTCACCGCGATCGCCTTCGGCTCCTGGCTGGGCGGGCGCATCGCCGACCAGGTCAATCCACGCCGGCTCATCGGCCCTTCGCTGGGGGTCTCGGGAGCGGTCGTCGCGCTCACCCCTGCCGTGCTGCGCACCACGGCGGAGTGGGCACCTGCGCTGCTCTTGCTGATCGCGTCGCTGACCATCCTCGTGCCCGGCGCGCTGCTCTCCGCGGTGACGCCCATCGTGACCAAGCTGCGCCTCACCAGCCTCGCCGAAACCGGGACGGTCGTCGGCCGCTTGTCCGGCGTCGGGACCGTCGGCGCCATCGTCGGCAGCGTCCTCACCGGCTTCGTCCTCATCTCGCGGTGGCCGGTCAGCAACATCCTGATCGGCCTCGGAACCCTGCTGGTGGTCGGCTCGGCGCTGGTCGAGTGGCGAACGCGCGGGTGGAGCAGCACGCCCGCCCTGACGCTCGTGGTCGTTGCCGGCGGTCTCGCCACCACGGTCGCGCCCGGCGCCTGCGACACGGAGACCAGGTACCACTGCGCACGCGTCGTCGAGGACCCCGAACGGGGCAGCGGACGCACACTCGTTCTGGACGGCGTGCGGCACTCCTACGTCGACATCGACGACCCGACCTTCCTCAAGTTCGAGTACGTGCGCGCCATCGCGTCGGTGGTCGATGCCGCCTTTCCCCAGAGCAAGCCACTGGCGGCCCACCACCTGGGCGGCGGCGGGCTCACCTTTCCCCGCTACCTCGCGGCCACGCGGCCCGGGACGCGCAGCCTCGTGTCCGAGATCGACAGCGGGGTCGTGCGCATCGACCGCGACCGACTGGGTCTGGGATCAGCAGGCGGCATCGACGTACGCGTCGAGGACGGCAGGCTCGGCCTGCGGCGACTGGAAGCCGGCAGTCATGACCTCGTCGTCGGCGACGCCTTCGGGGGCGTCAGCGTGCCGTGGCACCTCACCACGGTGGAAGCGATGACCGACGTACGGCGGGTGCTCACCGAAGACGGCCTGTACGTGGCCAACCTCATCGACCACGGCGGTCTGGCCTTCGCACGGGCCGAAGTGGCCACCATCAGCGAAAGCTTCGAACACGTCGCGCTCGTCGGCAAACCCGCCGACATCGGCCTCGACCCGGCGGCCACCCCCAAGGGCGGCAATCTGGTGGTGCTCGCCTCCAACCGGCCAATCGACGTCCGCGCGACCCAGAAAGCGCTGGACGCCCGGCAAACCGGCTGGAAGATCGCCACCGGCGACGACCTCGACTCCTGGATCGGCGATGCTCAACTGCTCACCGACGACCACGCGCCCGTCGACCAGCTCCTCCAGCCCCACGGCCCACGGAGCAGCCGGTGA
- a CDS encoding DUF309 domain-containing protein, with the protein MAPGEDGVVNARDRDVDGRARSARPRDGLGRPLPYGAPGVERQPEGVVRSPAETVREAQRLLDAGMPFHAHEVFEDAWKSGPEAEAPLWRGLAQLAVGLTHAARGNAVGGARLLRRGAGVLAGRKDAYGIDVAALVGWARELAGRVEAGEPVDAAGEAPRLAGRPG; encoded by the coding sequence ATCGCCCCGGGGGAGGATGGGGTGGTGAACGCACGGGATCGGGATGTCGACGGGCGGGCGCGGAGTGCTCGGCCCAGGGATGGATTGGGGCGGCCCCTGCCCTACGGTGCGCCGGGGGTGGAGCGGCAGCCCGAGGGGGTGGTGCGCTCGCCCGCGGAGACCGTGCGCGAGGCGCAGCGGCTGCTGGACGCCGGGATGCCGTTCCACGCGCACGAGGTGTTCGAGGACGCCTGGAAGTCGGGGCCCGAGGCCGAGGCCCCGCTGTGGCGGGGCCTCGCGCAGCTCGCCGTCGGGCTGACGCACGCCGCGCGCGGGAACGCCGTCGGCGGGGCGCGGCTGCTGCGGCGCGGGGCCGGGGTCCTGGCCGGGCGAAAGGACGCGTACGGGATCGACGTGGCGGCGCTGGTCGGGTGGGCCCGCGAACTGGCGGGACGGGTGGAGGCCGGCGAGCCCGTCGACGCGGCGGGCGAAGCGCCCCGGCTCGCCGGCCGGCCGGGCTGA
- a CDS encoding VOC family protein: MPSHIALTALVVHDYDEAIDFYTRALGFDLAEDTARPDGSRWVVVRPPGATESALLLARAKDEAQRSRVGDQTGGRVGFFLYTDDFARDHARMTTEGVRFLEEPRHEAYGSVAVFEDLYGNRWDLLQPAA, translated from the coding sequence ATGCCCTCCCACATCGCCCTCACCGCACTCGTGGTCCACGACTACGACGAGGCCATCGACTTCTACACCCGCGCCCTCGGCTTCGACCTGGCCGAGGACACCGCACGCCCGGACGGCTCCCGCTGGGTCGTGGTCCGCCCGCCAGGCGCCACCGAATCGGCGCTCCTGCTGGCCCGCGCCAAGGACGAGGCCCAGCGCTCCCGGGTCGGAGACCAGACGGGCGGCCGCGTCGGCTTCTTCCTCTACACCGACGACTTCGCGCGCGACCACGCCCGGATGACCACCGAGGGCGTCCGCTTCCTGGAGGAGCCGCGCCACGAGGCGTACGGCTCCGTCGCGGTCTTCGAGGACCTGTACGGGAACCGCTGGGACCTGCTCCAGCCCGCCGCGTAG
- a CDS encoding LutC/YkgG family protein gives MSSKDRILARIRRAASGPDSAVPRDYLRVHGARTPAESADLLAANLAEYRAKVHRTDEDGIALLLMRLLAERGSQTVLVPPALPPHWLAAADPVRIHDRAASTPAELDAVESVVTGCALAIAETGTIVLDAGPDQGRRRITLIPDHHICVVRVPEQLVDSVPQALERLDPTRPLTWISGPSATSDIELDRVEGVHGPRTLEVILLGAQ, from the coding sequence GTGAGCAGCAAGGACCGCATCCTCGCCCGCATCCGCCGGGCCGCCTCCGGCCCGGACTCCGCCGTCCCCCGGGACTACCTGCGGGTCCACGGCGCCCGCACCCCGGCCGAGAGCGCCGACCTGCTCGCCGCGAACCTCGCCGAGTACCGTGCGAAGGTCCACCGCACCGACGAGGACGGCATCGCCCTGCTGCTGATGCGGCTCCTGGCCGAGCGCGGCTCGCAGACCGTCCTCGTACCGCCCGCCCTGCCCCCGCACTGGCTCGCGGCCGCCGACCCGGTCCGCATCCACGACCGGGCCGCCTCCACCCCCGCCGAACTGGACGCGGTCGAAAGCGTGGTCACCGGCTGCGCCCTGGCCATCGCCGAAACGGGCACGATCGTGCTCGACGCCGGCCCCGACCAGGGCCGCCGCCGCATCACCCTGATCCCCGACCACCACATCTGCGTGGTCCGCGTCCCCGAGCAGCTGGTGGACTCCGTACCGCAGGCCCTCGAACGCCTCGACCCCACCCGCCCGCTGACCTGGATCTCCGGACCCTCCGCCACCAGCGACATCGAACTGGACCGGGTGGAGGGCGTGCACGGCCCCCGCACCCTGGAAGTGATCCTCCTCGGCGCACAATGA